GGGGTTGTCATGGTTACCAAGGTTTGTAGGATGCGAGCCGAGTCAGCGTGTAGCGCCAGCTCTGCCATGTGATTTcaatacacaaacaaacagccatgaTTCAGTTCAGATGAAGAACATTTACAAACCTGGAAGTTCGGATCTTAGTTCCAGTCAGGTTCGTAttcacacagttttttgttttttttaaacacaagtcTGCATAACATCAAGTCTTTCAGACTGGTAACTCACTCACTGCACCGTTTAGGTGACGTCATCCTGCATCATCAGGGCTCGCACAGGTAAATCAAATTCTGCTGAATGGCAGCAGGTCAGTATGCActttaatgctctctggttgcACAAAAGAGCTCAAAAGAAATAACGGGAATACCATCCAGAGGTTGCTACTATAGGCTTGAAATCGATCGTGTGCTACAAATAACGACAAAGAGGACTGCACGAAAAAAAAAGGTCCAGTACTGAAATATTTTAAGTTTTACATGGAAATGCATCGATTAGAAAGCAGTCTTAACAGTACAAGAACCATCACAGgtgggggttgtttttttttacataacttTTGAATTcgcactaaaaaaaataaaataaacagtggGTTTGGTCCATTTGCCTTCACAgcccaaacaaaaacagaatacaCATGGAAGCAGACTGAAACCATGTTTTCGAATTGTCTCGGTTCAGCCATTTCATCTGTGCAAGTGCTCGATTGTCAGATTTCTCGTCTCATTTGCACAGGACCCCTTTCCAGAAAGCATCAGCCATGGAGCTGTGTCTCAACAACTGAAGAACAGCAGCACGCACAGCAGCCACAGCAAAGAAAAATTTTAACATTATCATCAATAATACgaaatgaattttaaatgtaatgtgCCATAAACTGCCGTGTTTTTGAAAACTAGCatgataaatataataaagctgtaaggaaaaaaaatgtctgatgCAAAACTGTGAAAAAGCAATGCCCCGGCGGTGTTATAAGAAGCGTAACTGACCGGAAGGCTGGAGGGGCGGCCTTGACCGTCCTCTGGACCAGATTTAGGCTGAGTGGATGGAGGCGCATTGGACTGAAATGAGTCCTGGGATACCTCCTGATAAACAAAAGAACGTGTGCTTAAGTATACTGCCAGAGATACAGAaccacatacagagaaaactcatTAACCAAGATGAATATGAGCCAAGACTGAGAATGGTACctgcggaggaggaggaggaggaaagcgCTGATAAGGTGACTGTTGTGCTTGCTGCTGTTGAGGGTTCTGGGGGTAACCTGCAGGCTGCCCTTGTGGGTGCTGGCTGTGTCCTGGTGGCTGCTGTGGATGAGACTGTGATTGCTGTTGCTGTGAGGGTGGCTGCTGGGGCCCCTGTATTGATCCTGGGTAGCTGGACTGGCCTTGCGATCCAGGGTTAGACTGGGAGTTAGGCTGCTGCTGGGCCTGACTGGGAGGACCCTGCTGCTGGGCGTAGGGAGACTGACCAGACTGTGGGGCTGAAGCTTGAGAATAAGGGGGCTGTGACTGTGGGGGCCCTTGGGATGGGCCTGGCAGTGGCCCCTGGGACTGTGGGGGCATGTGGGGCTGCTGATAAGGTGGTCCTCCCTGGGTGTGTGTAGTAGAAGTCTGAGGGGGATGGGGTTGACCTGGGTAAGGTGACTGGCCACCGGGTTGTCCAGGTGGAGGCTGTGAATATGGGGTTTGTTGCTGACTTGGGTGAGGAGCCTGGCTTGGTTGGCCATAATAGGGTGCCTGGCCCTGAGAGCCATAGCCTCCTGCTCCCTGCTGGCCATAAGATGCCATCTAAACAGAATATACAAACACATTAAGGCctcaaacacaacaacagtgaTGAGAGATAAAACTGAAGATTCGGAATGAAAGATAATACCTGTGGACCATATGGCATGCCACCCATGCCTCCAGAGGTCCGGCCTTGCATTCCCACTGGATATCTCTGGGGACCTGGCGGGGCATAACCCTGTCCAGGGTAACCAGGCCCTGGTTGTGGACCTGCTGAAGGCCCTTGCTGTGACTGCTGACCGTATGGGCCGCTTGTTCCGTATGGCTGACCCCTCATTTTTCCCATGGGGTCCATGGAACCAGGAGGCTGGACACAGCAAGAacagagagcaaaaaaaaaaaaataaataaaaaaaaaaaaaataatcagttgATAACAGCACAACACAGGAAATCAAGTCATCAAATCCTACAAGTTTCAAGcaagcatcctcacacagataATTGTACTATTACAGCTGTAAAACACTTGACTGCAGTGTCTTACATTTCCAtacctgaaaagaaaaaagaaaagaaaaagaaactccaGCAAACAGGcaagctgtgttttttttcccccccaccttATTTCCCACGGTCATtaccctgattttttttcacctcACTTTGCCATAGTTTCGGAAGTCAACagagctatatatatatatatatatatctacttTCGAATGGAGGGCAGTCTGCCCAATCTTAAACATATCCCAGCTGTGCTCCTGTTTTGAGTCTGGTCCAAGTAGCCCCCCTCCCACCCTTCATTGAAGGCAGTTTGGCTCTGGATGAATGACACAAGAAATGAAGGAAGTAATTTCACAACAGCTGTGGAGAGTAAAAACTGTGTATAGTTGTACATAGTCCATAACTTGGCAGATTCAGTTTAAAAAGCTGGAAATAAAGGTCACATTCTGGATCTTTACTCACACTCCATCAAAACTGTATCACACGATAAAAAATTAGGCACCCCAAGATGATCTgcttaaacaaataaatgtagACCCATGAGCTACTTTGGGTGGAATCCCCACAAGCGCACCTTGCCGACAAGAGCATCCTCAGCTCAATGGCAACCCATCTGtccaaataataaacaaaaataaaaagcctTATGTGACACTTTGCACATCCAAGATAATCAAGTGAATAAGAGCAGCACATGGCTAATCTGCATAAGACAGAGAGGAAACTCCCTTGGCGGGTGAGAGATGGTGGACTGCCTTCTGATTGGCTTTGGGGGAGGATTGGGGGGAAATTCTCTGCAGTTAAACTTGTGTGGCAGGCCAGACACAGCAGCAAGGagagaacacacacatacaccctcGTGGGGAAAGCTCAAATTTGCCTTTTGTGCtactgtgtgtgtattaaaaaaacaaaacaaaaaacatccatGTGTTTATAGCATTAGCtcaggaatttaaaaaaatatatggtATATCAGTAAATAAGAGCCCATTTACCCATGATGTGAACTTTACTGTGTTAACAGTGTCTGAATTACATTCAAACACTAAAACAAACTACTTACAGCCCTTTTGTGGTGTAACAAGCTGCACCCAGAGCCCACAGCAACACATTTGGCATTTTTGGTCAATATCAGCAAATGATGGAAGCAAAACTATAAATCCACACATTATTCAGGTGCCAGCTGCTCCAACAGTGGATGTTTTTGCAAGTAAGAAGTGGAGCttagaggaggagagaagcagcaaaaaaataaaatctctgGTGACCCTGTGATGAGTTAATGCTATGTGCTCTTATCAGCAACTGTTGCCTTGCATCACATGTAATTATAAATGGCCATGAGCAGCGGATGAGGAGCCAATCAGATTTCAGCTAGCATGTCAACCCAAGACCAACTATCTCCTGGCTTTGACAGTAGGATTTTACCTCCACAATTCAAATCCCAGTGCAAACTGCAATCTGCTGACTGCATTCAAGTCACTCATAAAAAGCAGGGATGATTGTTTACAGGCGGCGTGCATGCGGAGAAGCCGAGCGGCTTTTCAGCACGGGGAAAttcttttttaatcaatatATGACCCAAACTAACAGTTTTAACCTTTCCCCAGCGAGCAAACTGTGATATTTACGCAATTTAAACAAGACCAACATGAGCCATTTTAACCAACTGTGCGAGACTCGCTCGACACGAAACGCATTCCTTCCGTCATGGCCACCGAAATACAGTTTATCGcacaagaaaacaacacaaacacgaAGGTATGAGCAACCGCCACAAACTCACACGTATAAGAACACGTTACTGTGGCTGTGCACCATCACACGGATGTGTTCGCAGCAAAAATTCATTGTAAATTCAGCACGTAAAAGGAGAAGCAAAGCTATGAGAGAAAAAACGAACCGTTGCTCTTCAGCGACTATTTTCGCCCCCTTTTCAAAGTCGGGCCTTCTTGGCTTCCCCTGAACCGTCCTTTACATCGTTTCAACAACTTATATCCGCCTCGAGCGACGCTTCTCTGTTGCTAGCCAGCTTTATAAATACGTTAAAACAACTCTTATTTAATGGTgtggtgaaaagaaaaaaattacacacaaGAGGCAGCCATTTTAGAGTCTTTGCGAACTAGTATCAGACAATGGCTGGCCTGCTACGTTGTGAACTAGCTAGAAGGGAAGGAGACGTGCTAAAGCTCGTGCCttgttcctgttaaaatggCTTTTACCTGGGTTCTTGCTAACGGCTGCCCAGCACTTCCAGGGCTCATAGGCGACGGGTGATGGCTCCTTTGTTGCCAAGCCGGATTGCTCCCTCCATACTGACCGCTACTGCCCATGTCTGCTGGTCCCTTGCTAGCTCCTTCTTGGCTACTATAGTCGCTAGACGGATAGTTTGGATATCCCCGCGTTGAGCTGGGAGAGGTTAGGAGCTTGTTGAGTGTCGGTGTGGATGTAGGTTGAGGGTTTCCAATGTTATATCTCTGATTACTGTAAGATCCAGCCATTGCCGTGGGTCCTCCCGCTGGTGGCTGCTGCTTAGCTGGTTGCCCCCCAGCTGTCGGCGCCTGGGCGCTGCGAGGAGAGTTCATGGCGTACGCTTGGCTGGGATACGGAGTCCTGTTCGGGAATGGGTTATAATTGTTGAACTGGTGATTTGAAAAGCCATGGTCGTGTGAATTATGTTGATAAGGGTCCATCATGTTGCTCGACTGAACGACCGGACCCGCAGCAGCTGCCATGCCAGGGCTTTGTTGTCCGCCATGTTGATGAAAAGGGGCCCGACCGTAGTGCTGACTGTATCCGTACGAAGGTGGAGGAAAAGCGGCGCCGTGGTGATGCACCAAACCGGGGTGGTTATTTCCCTCCGGTCCGACAGAGTCATTCGGGGTATTATTGTTAGCCCTGGGCGGGTTCCCATTCCCGTTCTTCATCTCAGGTTCCCCTCCTCCCCCTACATTTCCACCGTCGGCCCCGTCCTGCAGATCCCCCCTTCCCGGCGATCCGCCGTCCAAGCCCGGTTGCTTTTTGTCTGGCTGCTTCTCTCCCGGAACCGACTCGTCCTTGGCGTCTCGATCCGGCTTTTTGAGTTCGGACGGCGGACTAGTGTTAAGAGTGGCGGCGCTGGCGACCTGAGCGGCCATGATATACCCCccacctctctctccctctctcggcGAGTCAGTCACAATCAAAAGCTAGCATTGAATATAAATAATTGTTTAGAACCATTTATCCTTGTGCCGATGCATTCCCACCCCTCATACCGGACCGAATCCGGCCTCCATCCTCCCGGTTCCGGTTCCGTAAATCGGTTAGAGAAATGATGGAGGCTCCATACAATGCGTAAAAAAAGCGACAGAAATTGTTGTGGGAGTTGTGTTACTGAGCCCGGGTAGAGGCAGGGAGCGAGCCCAACCAACACGAGGCTCCGCTAGATACAGCCATTTTACTGAGCCGCACAGATGGCCGCAAAACGCGGAGCGGAGCTGTCACAGCGCGGACtggatttttttgtctttagaaAACCTCACGTTGTCTCTCTATCTTTTTTCCCTTCTCCCCACCATAGGTGGAATATTTTCTGCACACGACGAGAGTCCTAATGTGCGCCCAAACTCATAAACAATGCACTTTAAACCAGCCGCCAATCAAGAGGCTGTGTAAAGATCACGGGCTGTAGGCTTGGTCAATACGTTTGAGGGTTTCATGGACTTATCAATACCCGGGGAAACTAATTAATGcgcaaaaaatatataatttttccAAGTATTTGCATATATGTGGGAGCCACAGCTGCGCGCGTAAAGGGCGTTATTACGCACAGCAGGATGCATAGATGCTGCAAACTTTGCATTCATTTAGCCTGCCTTCCACACACCCAGTTATATTTTTAAgactttaaaaggaaaaagctgcagTGTAACATTCAGCTCGTATAAATGCGCCTTTGTGCACTTGGCGTTATTGTGTTCCCCCTGAACAGTGTTTCTGAGTGGTATTTAGGCGAGAAAGGCAGCACACGCACAGGTTTTTCCACAGCAGAAGGAGGAAGCCTTGCAGCAAACGAGACTACCAATGCACATTCCCTTATTCCCTCCCCTGCCTGCTTtgctctgctctgctctctTCTACCAccccctctctcctctctgtctgtctctcactccAGCAGAAACACTCTCTGCCGAGTGTGGGGGGATGGGCGCGCAGGCTCCAGCTTCCCTCTCTCACCCCACTAACATTGAACTACACCGTtcagaggaggagggaggaagggGGAAAAATCAGGCAGGCAGACCTTATCTATCAGAAAGAGGATGCATGGACAGTTTCAAAGTCTCCCAAACAGTTAGAAAAACGAGCGTTAGAAAAACCTTCGTCCTCTGCTCAGTCAAATGaagcagacattttttttttggcacacaTAGAGTGTTTGCGCACAGTGTTGAGCAGGGGTAGGATGGTAATGAAAAGAGTGTGTGCGAGGCAGAGGGAGTTCTtgtggtttgggttttttttggtagtAATAATTAAATGTGAATTTATTAGATGGTGTACGAGGCATTTAATAGTTCGGAGTGTGTATTGATTACAGTTCAGAATCGGGCTGTAAATGGGACGACATTGCCTTTCGGTTTCTGTTCTCACTCTCGACACACACGCAAACTGTCTCTTGCTCTctatcgctctctctctttcacacaaacacacacacacgcatctACCTCTAGGGGGCTTAGAGTgaggcgggggggggggggcaggaaGTACCACTGAGACGGCATACTTGATCACATGTACAAACATCGAAACACAATTTAACATTCTGCCTGACACACCCCCCtaatggacacacacacaaacacgtacACTTAGACACAGAGCTTTGCAAGCAAGGACTGTACACATATAATTTCACAGCCACGTCACACCACACAGGGTTAATGCGATTTCCCACACCAGTGCGAGCTCTCAAAGTGGATCACGCTTTATTTCAGTCTGACTTCCAACTTTGCACGAAAGCGCTGGCACACCGAGGGCCCCCAGCGTCTATGGGCTCCTTTTTAAGTTGGCAGGGGTacgattttttattttattttttttaatgtgggaTGTTGAGCTGGGGGGAGTGAACTGGGAGTAGGACAGCAAAGCCAGGAACAGTCAATAGGGAGAAGTTTTAGTTGTATTTCGAAAGACAAGAGGGTCTTCCATCCCAGAGACCAGACACAGGGCCAGTTGTGCAGAAACACAGATTTAATGTGGCTTCCTCTCCCCGCCTGACTTAATTTTTTCGGCTCTGGCTGGTGGAAAGACTTGGAGCAGACTTTTGTGGATCAGGGAGAAGCATTTGCGAGCACATGTGCCATCTGCTGGTCAAACAGCAGATCCATATATACAAGGACTCAACTACTTATGATGATTTACTTAAGGGCTTTATTGAACAATTTCAGTCTTTGTTATAAAAGAATCATCTCTGGATAATATGCAGTTATCTTATAAATGTTTATAGGATTATCCACCTTTTTCCTTTACCccaaaacactgctcaaaacttcccttttcactgtgcagaaAATCGTGCAACTGTTAGGAGGCAGCTGAGGCTCTGGAGATTATATTCCACTGCGTGTCATGTTTTTATGCATGCAGGCTTTATCAGACATCTTCCTCACCAGTCCAGTTTGTGTGTAGCTGCCATAATTCACACAAAACGTTTCATTTTGCACccataataaaaataatcatttcaTTGTATATGGCATACAAGGCTGTTCCTCAAAAACATGGGCTCCCAAGCATGTATCAAACtcaaaaatgaaactaaatgactttattttttatgcatctgtaaagaagacatttttttgcctacaaaacagtacaaaaaataAGATTACTCAGCCCACACATTTTCTCCCTTTAGTCTTCGTCACTATGATTCTTTCATGAGGTGTGGTGCGACCGTGAAGCATCTACAGCACCCACATTTAGTTCCCATGTCTCCACTGCTTCTGCAGAGAGGCTGAGAAGAATTCAGGCCAAATGAGATGGATGTTCCCAGGACCCCCTTCGTATACTGGTGCTGAAGGGGTGACCGCTTTCGTCCTGTTATTTGAGCTTTTCCATTTACAGCTCCATCATTTCCTCTTCCACAGTCTTTCCACTGGTTTCAACATACCTCTCTTGCACCCCGAGAGTACTGGTTGGTTAAATGTTAAGGAACATCTGACAAATTACACATATATTGGCTGTTATTTCTTGGCATAAGAAATCCTCTCAATAAAACTGTAAACACTGTGATACTATTATGCTTTTCAGGCACCTCCTGTAAATCTTTATATTTGGCATCAAACCAGATGAGTCACCGTGAGTCACCACGACGATCAGGAAAGGATACGAGTTGAACTGGAAGTCTGCCCCCACAGCAGCTGACATCATGGCCTGCAGATTCCTCTCCTCCAGGTCTCCAAAGCAGTAGCCGTTGGCCTTGTCCACTGCTCGTAAGACCTGAATCATGCTCTCTTTGTCCTGGAAACCGAAAAGAGAAGTGCTTGATCTGGGGCTTTCCCACAAAGAGAAACTAcccactgaaaaataaaaaacaagtttGCCCAAAACCTCTATATGCTATTTTTGAACATCTTTGCATTTATTGCTTCTAAGCAAAATTCACAAATCTAATTATATCTTATGCAGTTCACATGTCCTAAATCTCTTTACTTTTCTCCCTCAAGTGAGATTCACTTTAGAAAGAGGATGACAAAGCCTTTTTGAAAATGTGTAAGCACACATTTCTCAGATTCTTCTTTGTGTGTTATAAGGTGTCATAATGACATAAGCAGCACGCACATGCAAAGCAATAAATCCTCAAACTTCGCTGACCTCTAACACTTTGCAGCTTtgcatttctctctttctcaaaGTCGAAAGCTCTTTTATTTTTGGCTGCTTTAGGCACCATAAGTGGGTAACCAAGGTAACTAATGGCTGCTTAAACTAAGAGCATGTACAAAGCATGAGTGCCAACCCGCCTCATGTATAACTCACTGGTGCCACATGCAGTGATGGCACATGGTCTAGACTCCTGTCTCCATgaacacacaggatcaaatcaCTCTCTATAAAGAAGCGATGTCAGGCAACGAGTGCAGAGTGCAGACAGCCCTCTCCCCCAATCCATCTGCACAAAATTGATCCAACCTTCAATTTGAAACGCTAAAAGCGATTTATGATTTAACGGTTCAAACAATGAAATATGAGGCATGTGACTTTTAGAAACACTTAAAGGGCTAACACAAATGAACCATGACGTCTGGTCAGTATGGATGCTTTATGACTACTTCAGAAGAAAGAACTCTTGTTTTGCACTCAACATCTAACAGAAGCATGCAAATAAAGATGTAGATACATTAATTAAGTGATAACAATGAAAATCTGTCGAGTTCACTGTCAAGACATGGCATTTGTTTTTTATGCGTACTCTCTAGACCTTTTAGTGGTCCACACAAACTGAACCCATCCATCCACACACTTTCTTAACCGCtaatccaattcagggttgtgtCAGGGCTGGCACGTATCCCAGCTATCGCTGGATGGGGTACATCCCGGACAGGTCCCCAGTCCCTGACACAGAGATAGACAATCACTCACACTATATAGCCAGTTTAACCTAACGTGTaggtctttggactgtgggaggatgctggagtacccggagagagcCCACACGAGcacagagagaacatgcaaactgcacACTGAAAGGCTCCAGCTGGCCGTCAGGTTGGAACCAGGAGCCCTTTTGCTGTGAGGCGACAGTGCCACCCCCAAACTGAAATCTTGTGGTGTCAGTTCTCGATATAAGTGTAGGAAATGTTGGATACTGTTAGTCACTCAACATTAGAGCAATGTATTACACATTCCACTGGTCTTTAACCAACAAACTCCCCAGTGCAAAGCCCGTGTGATGTTGGCATGTGTGAATAAGGCAGGCCAGCACATCTGAAGCAGACTGAGACTGTGAGAAAGGATAACTGTGGAAATTATCCCCACTAGATTCTCCCAAAACTGCCAGAACTTCATGTGTGAAAGcagcttattttatttatttaattcaccGAAGCATATTCTAATTTACTGGGAGTTAAACAGACATTACCAGCTCTTCTTTTGCAGTTAATACCAAAAGCAGCACTGGTACCTGTACATTGAGAGGGACAAAGGACACAAGGCTGTAATCTTGTACGACCTCTGCCAACTTTTCATTTAGGTGGCGGAATTTTTTAAAGAAGGGGTCTGCAGCCAAGTGATCGAGAAGATAGGTCAGGTCCATGACCTCTGTGTAGAAGTCAAGGTTGAAGGCTGGAAAAGAATACAAGACAAATGTTACCAAGGATGATGATGAATAGCAACCAGTTGTGAAATTCAACAAATCAGCTGGCAAACAATGCCggtatagttttttttctttcatcctACTTTCTTACAagggaaacaaagaaatgtgattTGTAAAAACACCTTTAATGTCTTAATCTCACTGTCTTAGAACATTTATCCAGCACAAATCAGATAATCTCTGACTACAGCctgtaaaatgtgtttaaagcaAACCCTTATTAACTCACCCAGCTTGCCATACTGCTCCATCAAGTCCATCTTGGAGAGAACATTGACATGGGGAAGCTCGACATGCAGCATTGTAGACAGCGAGGTGCACAGCACCGAAATGAACTTGGCTGGATCAGCACAGTAATGAGAGTCCACGAGGTGCACCGCTGTGAGCTAAAAGAGAGGACATCCGCACAAAATTTATCTTATGATGTTATTATGAATTCACCTTGTTGTATTAAAGCTGTGTCTACATGATGGCTGTGTGGGTAAGGTAGTACCTGTGAAGGCTCAGCAGAAATACGATAATAATGATGAAGCTCACCCTGAAATTCCACTTGGCCAGCTGTGAGAAGATATTCTTCACTGAGCTCTGGTGGGTGTAGAGCTCCACCTGTCCAGGACAGTCAAACAAGAAGTAACAGTCACTGTACTGTTTCAGCTTCTCCTCCAACCAGTCCAGATTTGCTTCCACGTACTCCATGCAGTAGAGAAGTCCACCATTGGGCCCCAGCTTTAAACCTTCCATGACATCGTCCAAAGTCACCAGCTCTGAGACATCTACCGCACATGAATAAGGTATCCCTTCATTGGCTGGATCCATGTTTACAACCACCACCTTGCGTCCCAGGTGAGTCAGAAACTCTTGCATCCCTTGGCAGTAGGTGGTTTTCCCCGAACCCGGGGGCCCAATAACCACCTGACCGAAACGCAGGGAGGGCTTCACTTGTGTCTGCTTGGACATGGCTTCAGACTCGCATTAGATGGTGCTAGGATGTCCTGTGCAGAGTACCAAATGGGGTGTTGGCTGGCAGGGTCACAGGATTTGGTATCAAGAGTTCAGTTTTTCTTCCACCAACTACATTAAAAACTCATTAAACACTAAATAAACCTGGACCTGCCATCCACTCCGGTCAGACAAGACTTGTACAAAGTAGCTATTTAAAGGTTTATGTACGATAAATCGTAAGTCTACTCAAAACATATGTGCAGTTGCTTAATATAATGCTGacttttactgtaaattacagcAATACTGACTGATATTTACCGT
The genomic region above belongs to Oreochromis niloticus isolate F11D_XX linkage group LG11, O_niloticus_UMD_NMBU, whole genome shotgun sequence and contains:
- the gpn2 gene encoding GPN-loop GTPase 2 isoform X2 — its product is MSKQTQVKPSLRFGQVVIGPPGSGKTTYCQGMQEFLTHLGRKVVVVNMDPANEGIPYSCAVDVSELVTLDDVMEGLKLGPNGGLLYCMEYVEANLDWLEEKLKQYSDCYFLFDCPGQVELYTHQSSVKNIFSQLAKWNFRLTAVHLVDSHYCADPAKFISVLCTSLSTMLHVELPHVNVLSKMDLMEQYGKLAFNLDFYTEVMDLTYLLDHLAADPFFKKFRHLNEKLAEVVQDYSLVSFVPLNVQDKESMIQVLRAVDKANGYCFGDLEERNLQAMMSAAVGADFQFNSTLGVQERYVETSGKTVEEEMMEL
- the gpn2 gene encoding GPN-loop GTPase 2 isoform X3; the protein is MCGRCLRAGDFGRCHGRFKAGAQWWTSLLHGVELYTHQSSVKNIFSQLAKWNFRLTAVHLVDSHYCADPAKFISVLCTSLSTMLHVELPHVNVLSKMDLMEQYGKLAFNLDFYTEVMDLTYLLDHLAADPFFKKFRHLNEKLAEVVQDYSLVSFVPLNVQDKESMIQVLRAVDKANGYCFGDLEERNLQAMMSAAVGADFQFNSYPFLIVVVTHGDSSGLMPNIKIYRRCSLTFNQPVLSGCKRGMLKPVERLWKRK
- the gpn2 gene encoding GPN-loop GTPase 2 isoform X1 encodes the protein MSKQTQVKPSLRFGQVVIGPPGSGKTTYCQGMQEFLTHLGRKVVVVNMDPANEGIPYSCAVDVSELVTLDDVMEGLKLGPNGGLLYCMEYVEANLDWLEEKLKQYSDCYFLFDCPGQVELYTHQSSVKNIFSQLAKWNFRLTAVHLVDSHYCADPAKFISVLCTSLSTMLHVELPHVNVLSKMDLMEQYGKLAFNLDFYTEVMDLTYLLDHLAADPFFKKFRHLNEKLAEVVQDYSLVSFVPLNVQDKESMIQVLRAVDKANGYCFGDLEERNLQAMMSAAVGADFQFNSYPFLIVVVTHGDSSGLMPNIKIYRRCSLTFNQPVLSGCKRGMLKPVERLWKRK